A single window of Pseudomonas lijiangensis DNA harbors:
- a CDS encoding DUF3010 family protein: protein MIICGVEIKGSEAIFALATRQNGGTAHVPLATRKIALEDDDEAGNVKAFATKIASFVRENGISHVAIKKRSKKGEFAGGPTTFKIETVFQLLADCDVILVSPQTINAQNRKHDFALPDTLNKYQHEAYKAACASLMK, encoded by the coding sequence ATGATTATTTGTGGTGTAGAAATCAAAGGCAGTGAAGCCATCTTCGCCCTGGCCACCCGTCAGAACGGCGGCACCGCGCATGTGCCGCTGGCAACCCGAAAGATCGCCCTGGAGGATGACGACGAAGCTGGCAACGTCAAAGCCTTCGCCACAAAGATCGCAAGCTTTGTGAGGGAAAACGGCATCAGCCATGTCGCGATCAAGAAACGCAGCAAGAAAGGCGAATTCGCCGGTGGCCCCACCACCTTCAAGATCGAAACCGTCTTCCAGCTCCTGGCCGACTGCGACGTGATCCTTGTGTCACCGCAAACCATCAATGCCCAGAACAGAAAACACGACTTCGCCCTGCCCGATACGTTGAACAAGTATCAGCATGAGGCCTATAAAGCGGCATGTGCCAGCCTCATGAAGTAG
- a CDS encoding lysozyme inhibitor LprI family protein codes for MKTIFLTLALMATAVTGAQAAQDSDSTPCDGVDSDNQTLECSVYSRHTAEELLKENFQNLLNRVQSQFVANKSQYNDFTSKLKTAQQAWEKLRDADCAVEVFPSAAGSKAYSINENDCIARMSDERSEYLESIAQE; via the coding sequence ATGAAAACGATTTTCCTGACACTGGCCCTCATGGCGACCGCCGTGACTGGCGCACAAGCGGCTCAAGATTCGGACAGCACGCCATGCGACGGCGTCGACAGCGACAACCAGACCCTGGAATGCTCGGTCTACAGCCGACACACCGCAGAAGAGCTGCTCAAGGAAAACTTTCAGAACCTGCTCAATCGCGTCCAGTCGCAGTTCGTCGCCAACAAGTCGCAATACAACGACTTCACCAGCAAGCTCAAGACCGCTCAACAGGCCTGGGAAAAGCTGCGCGACGCCGATTGCGCGGTCGAAGTCTTCCCGTCTGCCGCGGGTAGCAAGGCCTACAGCATCAACGAAAACGACTGCATTGCGCGCATGAGCGATGAGCGTTCGGAATATCTGGAATCAATTGCGCAGGAATAA